The Salvia miltiorrhiza cultivar Shanhuang (shh) chromosome 1, IMPLAD_Smil_shh, whole genome shotgun sequence genome has a window encoding:
- the LOC131006022 gene encoding probable cyclic nucleotide-gated ion channel 5 isoform X1, with product MVLQFRTAYIAPSSRVFGRSELVIDPGQIAKRYLKCYFIIDFLAVLPLPQIVVWRFLQRSNGSDVLATKQALFFIILLQYIPRFTRIMPLTSELKRTSGVFAETAWAGAVSYLLLYMLASHLATRGYDDCWMVLQSIIRMCTRTMSDK from the exons ATGGTTCTCCAATTCCGGACTGCTTATATAGCCCCATCATCCCGTGTGTTTGGGCGAAGTGAACTTGTAATTGATCCTGGACAGATTGCTAAGCGGTACTTGAAGTGCTATTTCATCATTGATTTCCTTGCAGTGCTTCCCCTCCCACAG ATTGTTGTCTGGAGATTTCTGCAGAGGTCAAATGGATCAGATGTACTGGCTACAAAGCAagcattatttttcatcattttgctCCAATATATTCCTAGATTCACCCGAATTATGCCGCTTACTTCAGAATTAAAAAGAACTTCTGGTGTCTTTGCTGAAACTGCATGGGCTGGTGCAGTGTCCTACTTGCTGCTGTACATGCTTGCCAGTCAT CTTGCAACGAGGGGGTATGATGACTGTTGGATGGTCCTGCAAAGTATTATTCGCATGTGCACTAGGACAATGTCTGATAAATAG
- the LOC131006035 gene encoding uncharacterized protein LOC131006035, with protein MGWFLLEIAGGRLTTDVGSPILKCQTQPTTTVKSPHRRTPIEVLALKHHTSKLLDFSDLRSLTTFGFRVEALSSLCSLGELTVETQIIIDDTVATHLTFNPMGVMTAERKTARQDMVATTLLGVSHSICCSGSNWTAGIWGVVYLEEEPKTGPKSRTSPLIQL; from the exons ATGGGCTGGTTCTTGCTG GAGATTGCCGGCGGAAGGCTGACCACGGACGTCGGTAGTCCTATACTGAAATGTCAGACGCAACCAACGACCACAGTAAAATCCCCCCACCGCCGCACTCCAATTGAG GTCTTGGCACTAAAGCACCATACATCCAAGCTCTTGGATTTTTCAGACCTCCGATCATTAACGACTTTCGGATTTAGAGTGGAGGCACTGAGTTCACTTTGTTCATTAGGGGAGTTGACTGTGGAGACACAGATAATTATTGATGACACTGTTGCAACGCACCTGACATTTAATCCTATGGGTGTTATGACAGCTGAGAGGAAAACTGCTCGTCAA GACATGGTGGCAACAACATTACTTGGCGTTAGTCATAGCATTTGTTGTAGTGGTTCTAATTGGACTGCTGGCATTTGGGGGGTGGTTTATCTGGAGGAGGAACCAAAAACTGGGCCGAAGTCTCGTACAAGCCCGTTGATTCAGTTGTAG
- the LOC131006022 gene encoding probable cyclic nucleotide-gated ion channel 5 isoform X2, whose product MVLQFRTAYIAPSSRVFGRSELVIDPGQIAKRYLKCYFIIDFLAVLPLPQIVVWRFLQRSNGSDVLATKQALFFIILLQYIPRFTRIMPLTSELKRTSGVFAETAWAGAVSYLLLYMLASHGCDNCSSADIRIEDIPNCVN is encoded by the exons ATGGTTCTCCAATTCCGGACTGCTTATATAGCCCCATCATCCCGTGTGTTTGGGCGAAGTGAACTTGTAATTGATCCTGGACAGATTGCTAAGCGGTACTTGAAGTGCTATTTCATCATTGATTTCCTTGCAGTGCTTCCCCTCCCACAG ATTGTTGTCTGGAGATTTCTGCAGAGGTCAAATGGATCAGATGTACTGGCTACAAAGCAagcattatttttcatcattttgctCCAATATATTCCTAGATTCACCCGAATTATGCCGCTTACTTCAGAATTAAAAAGAACTTCTGGTGTCTTTGCTGAAACTGCATGGGCTGGTGCAGTGTCCTACTTGCTGCTGTACATGCTTGCCAGTCAT GGTTGTGATAACTGCTCATCGGCTGATATTCGGATTGAAGATATTCCAAATTGTGTCAACTAG